The sequence TGCAGCGGGATCAGGCCCATGCCCTCGTGGACCCGGCGCACCACGCGCTCGGAGACCTCGTCCGGCACGTCGCCGTGGGCCATGTGCCCCCACCAGGTGAGCACGTCCGTCTCGGCGAGGGCCTCCTCGGAGAGGGACTCCTCGATGTCGTCGAGGAGGGCGATCCGCACCTCCGCGTCGATCCCGTCGGCGGCGAGCGTGGCGCGCAGACCGTCGGCGATGACGGTGTGCATGCCCTCGGGATAGACCTCCTGGACCTTCGGGTCGACCTTCTCGTGCCGGTTCTCGCCGAAGACGGCGATGCGCAGTGTCATGGTGTCCTTCGTCCTGTCTGATGGTTCGCGGGGCGCCCTGCGCACAGGGCGTCGGACCATCGTAGGGCGCGGGCCCCGCCGCAACCGTGACCCGGATGTGATCCGTTTCTCACCGGGGCGGGTTATGGTCGTGGTCAGGCTCCTTCAATGGCGAGGGAGCCTGTTCCACGTTCAGAGCCGGCGCACCTGCACGCCGCGCCCGTCGGCCCCGAGCGCCTCCGCGAGCGCGGCGGCGGTGCGCTCATGGGATCGCGTCGCCCGCGCCCGGCCGAGGCTCCCGCCGAGCGCCCGCCCGGCGCCGGCGCCCCAGCGATAGCGCACCTCGACCCCGCCGGGCACCTCGTGCAGCTCGAGCGGCGCCGTGAGATGGAAGCGCCGTCCGGCGAGGGCGCCCAGCAGCACGGTGCGCCGCCTGCTCCCCGTCTCCGCGACCAGCAGGGCGGGGCCGCGCTCGTGCACCTGCCAGCCGCGCTCGACGAAGAAGCGGCCGACGAGGGCGCGCACGGCGGGCAGCGCGCCGCCCACGGTGAGCACGACCCCCGCGGCGGGCGCAGGGCTCATGCCCGCGCGGCCCGCTCGGCCCCCGCCGCCCCGTCGGCGCTCCTGCCGCGGCCGAGGCGGCGCAGCTCCGCATTGCCCAGATGCGGGATGTCGCGATGGTCGTGGGGGTCGCGGCCGGCGCCGAGCGCGAGCGCGATCTGCAGCACGTCGCCGTGGGCGACCAGCACCACCGGCGCGGTGCGCGCGAGCTCATCGGCCTCGTGCAGCACCTCGAGCACCCGGGCGGCGACGGCCGCGACCTGCTCGACGCCGTCCTCGTGGGTGCCGTGGGCGCGGTCCACCGCCCAGATCCCGTCGTAGGCGGTCGCGGGGCCCTCGTCGTGCCGCCCGAAGCAGCGCTCGCGCAGGCGCGTCTCGAGCCGCGGCGGGGCCGCGCCGATCACCGCCGCGAACTCCTCCGCGGTCTGCAGGGCGCGGGCGAAGTCGCTCGTGAGCACGACCGTCTCCGGGCCCAGGCCCTGCGCGGCGGCGTCGCGGGCCGTCGCGCGCGCCTGCTTCCGGCCGCGCGCGGTGAGGCCCACCTCGGTGAGCGCGCGCGGGCCGGGGACGGAGACGATCAGCCCCTCGACGTTGGCGGTGGATTCGCCGTGGCGGAGCACCCGGAGGTCGTGCACGGTGGGTCCTCTCAGGGCGTGGTGACCTTGCCGGGGTTCAGGTTGCGGCCCGGGTCGTTGTCGGCGAACAGGCCGTTGAGCATGCGCACGCCCACCTCGCCGATGTCCTCGGTGATCCACGGCTGGTGCTCGGTGCCCACCGCGTGGTGGTGAGAGACCGTCGAGCCGAGGTCCACGAAGGTCTGCTGCACGGCGTTCTTCGCGGCGTAGTACTGCTCGAGCGCCTGCTCGTCGGAGGAGTACGGGAAGGCGAAGGTGAAGTAGAGGCACGCCCCGCCGTGGTAGCTGTGCGACATGTGGCAGAACATGAAGCCCGGCAGGTCCTGCTCGGCCTGGACGGCGTAGAACGCGTCGTAGACCTTCGTGTGGACCTCGTTGATGTTCGACCAGGTCGCACCGGTGTCGCACACGTCCCCGAACACCTGGTAGTTCAGCAGGAAGTCGCGCAGGTAGGGGGTGTCGAACTTCTTCTGGTCGTAGATCGCGCCGGGGCCCGC comes from Brachybacterium faecium DSM 4810 and encodes:
- a CDS encoding fructose-2,6-bisphosphatase (PFAM: Phosphoglycerate mutase family), translating into MHDLRVLRHGESTANVEGLIVSVPGPRALTEVGLTARGRKQARATARDAAAQGLGPETVVLTSDFARALQTAEEFAAVIGAAPPRLETRLRERCFGRHDEGPATAYDGIWAVDRAHGTHEDGVEQVAAVAARVLEVLHEADELARTAPVVLVAHGDVLQIALALGAGRDPHDHRDIPHLGNAELRRLGRGRSADGAAGAERAARA